The Salinirubellus salinus genome segment CGACGAGTCGCTCCTTCGGGGAGCCGTCGTCCTCGGAGTGGAGCACGCCGATGCCCTGTCCGAGATCCGCGACGTAGTTCTTCACGCGGAGGTGCTGCGGGTCCGTCACCTTCGAGAACAGGTCGCCGGCGTTGCGCCGGCGGTACTGCTCCTCGAGGTAGTCGTAGGCCTCCCGCGAGAAGGGGTCGAGGCGCCCCTCGACGTGGACCGGGATGTGGTCGTCGAGCCGCTCGTTCAGCTCCGCGAGCAGGTCCCGACGGACCTCCTCGGGGAACACCGTCAGCGGGTGGACCTGCACGGGCGAGCCGTACCAGTCGTCCTCGTCCTCGACGGGCACGTCGCCGTAGGTCATCCCGGCGCCGGTGTCAGACGCGCCGGCGATGTTCCACTCCACGGTGTAGCGCCGGCCCGCCTCGGTCTTCGAGTACTCCCGCAGCCCGTTGATGAGACACCGCTTCAGTTCGGACTTCCCCGTGGCGGTCGGCCCGTCGAGCCAGATGATCTTCTCGTCCTTCCCGCGCCGGGCCGCGATGGAGCGCAGGTCGTCGACGAAGGAGTTGAGCACCTCCGTGTTGCCGAGGATGGCGTGCTCGCCGTCGTTGTGCGGGTCGTCGAAGAAGCGGTAGCGCTCCTTCTCCTCGCCCTCCTCGACGACGGTACGGGTGCCGGCGGCCTCGATGGCTTCGAGCAGGTACTTCGAGGCGTGGCTGGCGAGTGCCGGCCGCTCCAGCACGAGGTCCACGTACTCCGAGAGGCTCATCGGCGGCTCGTAGGTGTCCTGCAGCGAGTCGTCCGCCCGCTTCAGGTAGTCCTCACCGGTCATCTCAGTCGTCGCCTTCCATCTCCGTCTTGGCGACCTCGGCGCCGGCGAACTCGAGGACCTCCTTCGCACCGTCCTCGGAGTAGTGCTGGTCGGTCAGCGCCTGGATCCACGAGGAGCGCTGGTCGTCGTCCATCTCCCCGCTCGACACCAGGGCGGAGAAGTTGATGTTGTGCTTCTTGTCCTCCCAGAGCTTGCGCTCCAGCGCCCGGCGCAGCCGGTCGTTGTCCTGCGGGTTGAACGAGGTCCCCTCGCGGGCACGCCGCGAGACCCAGTTCGACACCTCCTGTCGGAAGTCGTCCTTGCGGTCCTCGGGGATGTTGAGCTTCTCCTCGACGTCGCGCAGGAACTTCTCGTCCGGGTCCTGCTCGCGGCCCGTGATGTCGTCCTCGACGGTGTCGTCGTCGATGTAGGCCATCACGTGGTCCATGTACTTCTCGCCCTGCCGCTGGATCTCGTCGACGTCGTAGGCCAGCGCGTGGCGCACGTCCTCGATGGCCCGCTCCTTGTACTCCTCACGGACGAGTTCGAGGTAGCGGTAGTACGTCTCGAAGTTCTCCTCCGGGATGGAGCCGTGGTTCTCGAGGTTCTCCTCCAGGTGGTTGAACGTCGTCAGCGGCGAGAGGAACCGCCGGCCGCGGTGCATCGAGTCCATGATGGCCTCGGCGATCTCGTCGCCGATGAAGCGGGGCGAGACGCCGTCCATCCCCTCGCCGAGGTCGGTGGTCTCGGCGGCCTCCTCGCGGAGTTTCTTCACGTCCACGTCGTCGGCCTCGTCGACCTCGCCGTTGTACGCCTTGGCCTTCTGGACGACGCTGACCTGCCCGCCGTCCGGTTCCTCGATACGGGTCAGGACGCCGAACAGCCCCGCCATCTCCAGGGTGTGGGGTTCGACGTGGATGTCCGGGACGTCGGCGTTCCGGAGCATCTTCTCGTAGATGCGCGCCTCCTCCTCGTACTGGAGGACGTACGGGAAGTCGATGCGCTTCGTGCGGTCGTTGAACGCCTCCATCTTCTCGTCGCCCTTCTTGTCCCGGTACTCGGGCATGTTCGTCCGGCCGACGATGACCTGGTCGATGTCGATACGGGGGTTGTTCTTCGGCTTGATGGTCTGTTCCTGCGTGGCGTGCAGGAAGTCGTAGAGGAACTCGCGCTGGAGCTTCAGCAGCTCCTCGCCCGAGAAGATACCGCGGTTCGCGTTGCAGAACGCCCCGCTGTAGTCGAACGCACGGGGGTCGGACTCGCCGTAGACGGCGATCTTCGAGTAGTTGACGTCGCCGGTCAGTTCGGTCTCGTCCTGGTTCTTCTTGTCCTTCGGCTCGAACGTCTCGACACACTGGCGCTTGTTCTCGTCGGCGACCAGCCGGATGACCTCGACGTGGTTCTCCAGCACCTGCTGCAGGTCGTCGTCGTAGTGTTCGAGCAGGCGGTCCATGTAGAACTCGCTGGCCGGGTCGAGCGACTGCTCGTTCCGGATGGTGTAGGGCGCGTCGTGGCGCTCGTTCATCCCTTCGAGGACGCGGTCACGCTGTTCCTGCGGGACCAGGACGAGGGGGTCCTGGTTCATCGGCGAGCGGACCACGTCGTCGGCCGGGTCCTGGTCGCGGATGACGTCACAGAGGTTCGTCCAGCGGAACGTGTACATCCGGCCGTCGTCCCGGAGCGTGTAGTCCTCGAAGTAGGTGCGGACCTGCCGGTCGAACTCGGACTTCCCGGAGCCGACCGGGCCGAGGAGCAGTTTGATGCGCTTCTCCGGCCCGAGACCGCGGGCACCCGACTTCACCTTGTTGACGAACTCGTGGATACTCTCGTGTATCGACCGGCCGTAGAACGTGTTCTCGCCGCCGTTCAGCGGATCCTCGCTCGCCAGCAGGTACTCCACCACGCCGGCGTCTTCGTCGTACTCCGTGCCGTAGAAGTCGAACATGTCCGCGACGCGCTGGTGCGCGTTGCGGGCGATGCGTGGGTGTTCGTACAGTTCCTCGAGGTACCAGTCGAACGTCCGTGTCTCGCGGAGGTCCGCCGGTATCGAACTCCGGTACTCCTTGCTCAGTTCTTCGAGCGTTTCCATGTCACTCATGCTTTACGTGCCCCCGGGAAGCGGGGACTGGGGGACGGCCACGCGGCCGCAGTTCCAGTGGCGAGGGACCCGCCCCGTCGCTCACGGGTGAGGCGAGCGGCGTGACGAGTCCATCGTGTGCCATGTCTGAACGTACCACCCTCGAGACTGTCCCGACCCGTCGAGGGAAGTCGACGGGAGGACGGCAGGGGCGGCGTCGTACAGGTGGGGCGTGCCACCGATACTATATTGTGTGTGAGGGATGGACCCGTATAAGCCTTTGTCCGAGTCCCTGCCGAGAGTCGCAGACGGCGGGCCGTTTGGTCCTCGAGACACTCTCGAACGCGGGAATCCCGACCACCGCCCGACCACCGCCCGACCACGCGACTGAAACCGTCCCGCCTCCAACACCGGTGTATGCTCACCGACGCGGAACGCGAGTCGCTCCCCGAGGGCTGGCGGGTCTGGAACGCCGACGACACCCGGCTGATACTCGCCTACCGACCCGACGTGTTCGACGGCGCTGGCTTCGACCCGGCCTGTATGCCCACGGTCTACCTGACCCGTGGCCGGAAGACGAAGCGGCCCGAGGGCAACCGCAACCTGCCGCCCGACGCGCCGTGGACGGTCACCCTGTTCCTCGAACCGGACGTGAGCACCGACCCCGAGTTCCACGACGGCCGCGAGCCGGCCGTCGAAGCGGCGCTCTCGCTGGCGGCGTCGTTCGCCGCCGGCGAGCTGGACTACCGCGACCTCTACCAGCTCCCGCGAGAGACGTACCTCGACGAACTGGACAGGTTGACAGGACGGGCCGACTGAACGACGGCCCGGCTGGCTGGACCGCCCGAGCGGGCCACCCCCGCGTGCGACGCAGGTGTTAACACCGTCACCGGCGAACCACCGGGTATGTCCAAGGTCACGCTCATCGGCAAGCGCCTCGCCGAACCCGGCGTCGAGTTCACGTACGGGGGCGAGTCGAGCGCCTGCGAGGGCTGTCCCTACCGGGACCAGTGTCTCAACCTCACGGCGGGCCACCGCTACCGGGTGACGAGCGTCCGCGAGAACACGCAGACCCTCGACTGCGCGGTCCACGACGTGGGCGTGCAGGCCGTCGAGGTCGAGCCGGCGCCAGTCCTCGCCAACGTCGCCAGCAAGGGGGCCTACGCCGGGTCGAAAGCCTCGCTCGAGGGGCCGTGTCCCTACACCGAGTGCCCGAGCCACGCCTACTGCGAGCCCGCAGGCGCCGAGTTCGACGAGTCCTACCAGATAACCGAGGTGCTGGGCGACCCACCACACGACTACTGCATGCTGGGCCGTGACCTGACGCTCGTGGAGTTCGCCGCGCACGACGAGTAGCCACGTCTGGAACCGACAGGTAGAACCGGGCGCTCCCACACCGCCCACCGTGTCCCCCGCTGCGACCAGATTCCAGCTCTGTGGCATCGCCCTGATACTGTTCGCTGGCCTCCGCGACCTGCAGGTGGCGGTCTACGGCTACGGCGACCCCGGCGAGGTCGGCGTGTACATCGCCACGACCGGTGCGCTGATGCCCGTCTCCGGGCTCGTCTTCCCAGTGCTGACCGGGACGTCGGCGGACGACTGAGCCGTCCCGACCACACACTTACGTCACTCACCCGCACACCGCGAGGTATGCCAGTCGACCCACTCGACGGCGTCGTGGCGTTCGTCACCGGCGCGAGCAGGGGCATCGGACGGGAGATCGCGGTCACCTTCGCCGAACAGGGCGCCGACGTGGCCTGCACGGCCCGGAGCGAGGACGCCATCGAGGAGACGGCCGAGATGGTCCGCGACGAGGGGGGCGAGGCCATCGCCGTCCCCGTCGACGTGACCGACGAAGCGGCCGTCGAGGCCGCCGTCGAACGGACTGTCGAGGAACTCGGCGGGCTCGACTGTGTCGTCAACAACGCCGGCGCGACCGGGGAGGTGGAGCCGGTCCACCGACTCGACCCCGAGGCGTTCACCGAGACGCAGGCCGTGAACGTGACGGGCGCGATGACCTGCGTGAAACACGCCGCCGGGCACCTCCGCGAGAGCGACCGCGGGAGCGTCGTCAACATCGCCTCCATCGGCGGGAAGCGGCCGTACCCGAACCGGGCGCCATACGCCGCCTCGAAGATGGCGCTCGTCGGACTCACGCGGACGCTGGCGTTCGAACTCGGGCACGACGACGTGACCGTGAACGCCGTCCTCCCCGGGCCGGTCGCGGGCGACCGCATCGAGGAGGTGATGGAGGCGCAGGCCCGCCTCGCCGACGTGGAGGACGCACACCCCGTCTCGTTCGGGGAGAACGACTTCGCGCTGCCGAACTACGTCGTCGAGGCGCGGGAGGTGGCCGAGCAGGTGGCCCACCTCGCCGGGCCACACGCACGACACGTCACCGCGCAGGAACTGGGTGTCGACGGTGGGGGGACCTGGTACTGAGGCGAGGGACGGCCCCCGGAGGGGCGTGACTCAGTCGTCGGCGTGCTGCGAGTCGGCGCCCAGCCGGCCACACAGGGTACCGGTGTAGCCGAACACGTCCTCGTAGCCGTAGGCGCTCATCAGGATGGGGTAGAACGGCTCGTCGGCCTCCAGTGGCTCCCCGTCGGCGGCGGCGAACCGCTGGCCGGCGTCCACCCGTTCGAAGTTCTCGACGAACACCTCGAAGCGCTCGCCCCCGATCTTCGGGACGGCAGGGCCGAGTTCGAAGACGGGCACCTCGTCGTTCCCGTGTGGCTCGCCCGGGAGCGCACCCATCGCGGCGAGGAACTCCCGGCAGAGCGTGTAGCCGTTCTCGGCCGCCTGGTCGCTCCCCTGCATCCCACACTCCACCTCGATGACGTCCGGCTGCTCGATGAGGCGCCCCTCGCTGAAGCTCCCCGTCTCCACGAGGGCGTCCACCGACAGGTACGGGACGACGGCTCTGGCGAGCGCGTCCAGCGTGTTGCACAGCGCGAACGGCCGGGCGTACGACTGCGTCGAGTGCATCGAGAACACCGTCAGCCCCCGCAGTTCGTGCCAGAGGTCGTGGGCCAGCCGTCTCTCGTGTGTCTCCGCGTCCGGGTCGCCCGGGAACGCCCGGTTCAGGTCCTCGTCGACGTACCGGAGGTTCCGTGACAGTGCCTCCTCGTTGGCGACGACGAGCTTGACCGGTCGCTCGACCGGTGGTTCCTCCCGGAGGAGCGCCTCGATGGCACGCGGGCCACACGGCTCGTCGCCGTGGATGCCGCCCACGATGGCCAACTCCGGCTCGCCCTCCCCCAGCTGCTCGACTCGCATCTGGACGGCCTTCGCCGTCGAACCCTATCAGTCACCCGCTTTGAACTGCGCCGTCAACCCGGGCGGTCAGCGTCACCTCGAGCTCCGTGCCGCAGTGGGTGCAGACCCCAGTCGAGAGGATCTCGCGCAACAACTGGTCGCGGAAGCACGTCGGACACGACACCCCCAGCATCGGCCCCGGGAGGAATTGGAACGTGTTGTCGGCGTCGAGTGTGAACGACTGCCGGTCGGGCCGAACGTCCGCCGTCGGGTCCTGTGCCATGCCCACTGGTACCTCGGTACAGTATCTATAGTTGCTGCCGGAATCGGCCCGCCGGTGCGAGTGGTCCGGCGTCCGCTCAGGCGGCGTCCTCGATGGCGGCCGCGAGGAGGTCGACTCCCATCGTTATCTCGCGTTCGGTCACGTCGAGCGGCGGCAAGACCCGGAGCGTCCGGGTCCCACAGCCGAGCGTGAGCAGGCCACGCTGGACGGCGGCGTCGACCACGTCGTCGCGGCGCTGCTTGCTGTCGAACTCGACGGCGAGCATCAGCCCCTTGCCACGGGCGTCGAGGACGTTGGGGAGCTCGCGCTCACCGAGCAGTTCGAGGAACAGGTCGCCCATCGCGGTGGCGTTCGCCAGCAGGTCGTGGTCGTGGATGGCCTCGATGGTGAGTGCACCCTGCATCGCGTCGGCGATGTCGCCGGCCCCCCACGTCGAGGAGAGCCGGGACGTCTCGGTGGGGAAGGTCTCGGAACTGGCGACGGTCGCGCCCACCCGGAGCCCCTTCGCCGCGCAGACGACGTCCGGGTCGAGCGGGTAGTCGTCGACGGCCCAGAACTCGCCCGTGCGGCCCATCCCGGACTGGATCTCGTCGGCGATGACGAGGAAGCCGTGTTCCTCGCGTAGCGC includes the following:
- a CDS encoding SDR family NAD(P)-dependent oxidoreductase — protein: MPVDPLDGVVAFVTGASRGIGREIAVTFAEQGADVACTARSEDAIEETAEMVRDEGGEAIAVPVDVTDEAAVEAAVERTVEELGGLDCVVNNAGATGEVEPVHRLDPEAFTETQAVNVTGAMTCVKHAAGHLRESDRGSVVNIASIGGKRPYPNRAPYAASKMALVGLTRTLAFELGHDDVTVNAVLPGPVAGDRIEEVMEAQARLADVEDAHPVSFGENDFALPNYVVEAREVAEQVAHLAGPHARHVTAQELGVDGGGTWY
- a CDS encoding PrkA family serine protein kinase produces the protein MSDMETLEELSKEYRSSIPADLRETRTFDWYLEELYEHPRIARNAHQRVADMFDFYGTEYDEDAGVVEYLLASEDPLNGGENTFYGRSIHESIHEFVNKVKSGARGLGPEKRIKLLLGPVGSGKSEFDRQVRTYFEDYTLRDDGRMYTFRWTNLCDVIRDQDPADDVVRSPMNQDPLVLVPQEQRDRVLEGMNERHDAPYTIRNEQSLDPASEFYMDRLLEHYDDDLQQVLENHVEVIRLVADENKRQCVETFEPKDKKNQDETELTGDVNYSKIAVYGESDPRAFDYSGAFCNANRGIFSGEELLKLQREFLYDFLHATQEQTIKPKNNPRIDIDQVIVGRTNMPEYRDKKGDEKMEAFNDRTKRIDFPYVLQYEEEARIYEKMLRNADVPDIHVEPHTLEMAGLFGVLTRIEEPDGGQVSVVQKAKAYNGEVDEADDVDVKKLREEAAETTDLGEGMDGVSPRFIGDEIAEAIMDSMHRGRRFLSPLTTFNHLEENLENHGSIPEENFETYYRYLELVREEYKERAIEDVRHALAYDVDEIQRQGEKYMDHVMAYIDDDTVEDDITGREQDPDEKFLRDVEEKLNIPEDRKDDFRQEVSNWVSRRAREGTSFNPQDNDRLRRALERKLWEDKKHNINFSALVSSGEMDDDQRSSWIQALTDQHYSEDGAKEVLEFAGAEVAKTEMEGDD
- a CDS encoding DUF5820 family protein, with protein sequence MLTDAERESLPEGWRVWNADDTRLILAYRPDVFDGAGFDPACMPTVYLTRGRKTKRPEGNRNLPPDAPWTVTLFLEPDVSTDPEFHDGREPAVEAALSLAASFAAGELDYRDLYQLPRETYLDELDRLTGRAD
- a CDS encoding UPF0179 family protein, with protein sequence MSKVTLIGKRLAEPGVEFTYGGESSACEGCPYRDQCLNLTAGHRYRVTSVRENTQTLDCAVHDVGVQAVEVEPAPVLANVASKGAYAGSKASLEGPCPYTECPSHAYCEPAGAEFDESYQITEVLGDPPHDYCMLGRDLTLVEFAAHDE
- a CDS encoding succinylglutamate desuccinylase/aspartoacylase domain-containing protein, whose translation is MRVEQLGEGEPELAIVGGIHGDEPCGPRAIEALLREEPPVERPVKLVVANEEALSRNLRYVDEDLNRAFPGDPDAETHERRLAHDLWHELRGLTVFSMHSTQSYARPFALCNTLDALARAVVPYLSVDALVETGSFSEGRLIEQPDVIEVECGMQGSDQAAENGYTLCREFLAAMGALPGEPHGNDEVPVFELGPAVPKIGGERFEVFVENFERVDAGQRFAAADGEPLEADEPFYPILMSAYGYEDVFGYTGTLCGRLGADSQHADD